tgataaattttttaaaataattatgtaaaactagCTTTTTCAGCAAAATCGTAAAAGTCAACGGTAACTTGAAAGTGGAAATTAACATGTTGAAGAACATGCCTGCTGTGCAGCGATAATGTATAGATCGATCTCAACATTGGAGTATCTGATGATTGCGTATGAGGATCTCATAAACCAAGCATTGGCTAGAAGCACTAGCTTCGAATTGGTTGTCTGCATGCTGGAGTGCATCagacgaaacagaaacagcatGTTCTAAGTGCTCGTTGGTCACTACCGCGACTTGCGAAGCACTCGATCTAGAAACGGAGTAGAGTttgaaaaggagaaaaatgataaaaataatgaaatgatgattgatgaggaCGAAATTCGGTGGTCTGCTATAGATCAATTTTCCCAGGATGTACCCATGAATCGGGACTATCTCCGTCTTCTTATTCTGTCTATTGCGTATGGAAGGCTTTCGATGACACagtttttggttgaaatgctTCAGCTGGACGTCAATAAATCATTGATTCTAGCCATCATGAAAGGATTGGAAAGTTTGTGGGATAATAATTATAAAGCTGCATCGTCGGTATATGAATACCTCGCAAGCAGATGTGAAGAAAAACCTAATCTGGTGCATCTATGCATACAAGCGGAGTGTTATAATATGCTTGAATACCTCATTAAAGAGAAAAAGTTTGACCCAAATGAAATTGACTcggagaatggatggaatgctggTCACTATTGTGTCTCAGATCCGAGTATCAAGTCGGGTTACGAGGAATTTATATGGCTAGTGGAGGAGAATGATATGGATTGTTTCGGTGTTTACGATGGAAATGGTAGAAGTATTCTTCATTTGGCAATGCAAAATGGTTTCGATCGAGTAGTAGAATATATAATAAATCACAAACTGGGCCTTAAAAGTGATAATCAACCATGGTATGAATGGGACTTGaaggaaatagaaaaacacGTAAATGAACTAAATCAAATTATAGAATCGTTTCCGGAAAACATactacaacaaaaacaacaatttctAAAACAAATATTAGAGAATTTAGGAGACCGAAAACTTGTCCTAGCAACATATAAACAATTGGTCTCAAATCAAACATGATCAAGAAATACCTCGTTTATTTCCTTATTTATGTTATCGCCGTATCGGATTAAATAAGGCAGACAGCTTGTACGTGTAATAGCAGGTTAAAGATAATTAGAATAAAAGATAAATATGACAGGGTTTTTACGAATCGTTAGCTACACAATCAAGCAATTATAATTTCTCTGTCTGAAAcaatgaagaaagaaattgTATTTTGACCTGTTCCAGTACGCCTGTAAACTGTAGATGCGGGTGAAGATTGGAGTACATAACGTATTCGTGGAAATCGTTAATCCATATTAGTCAATGCACCCCAACAACGCTGAGGCGCACGTGATGAGCAGGTGTATCAACAAGCGACATTACACTCCTTCATGGCGCATAACGAACTCCACTTCCGCTTCCGATCTCTACCATCGTCTGTCTTCCTGTTTCCACTACTGGCATGCTTTGCCCCCTGTGGTTGTGTAGCGTGATAGACCGTTCGACGCCCGTAGCAGCGTCGATCAGCTGTATTTGCCGTCGATACTGGAGCCTCTTCGATATCGTCGATCATGCTTTGGCGATAGACCGGTCGTCGTCTTGCTCGCTCGTGTTGAGGGTAGGTATCATCGCAAGAGGTCCTTCAGCTGGTTATTTCAAGTGTAACAGGTTTGTTCCGATCTTGGGCGTATATGGATTTCAGTATTGATTTTACACAGTGCTACTAACTGTGAAATTAATCATTTGGTTTAACAAAGTATTCGGATCCAGCGGTAAACGTAGCATTTGAACGCGATCGCTCGTGTAACCGCCAACTCTCCGAATAACAATCGTTGCACTTCATAAATagtataaaacaataaaagtatattgtatggttttttgttctacATTTGTATTTACACCGCCAACCCGATGTCGATTTACGCCGCCGGTTTCGTCTTCATGTACTCCGCCTTGATTTGCTCCCGTTCCGCAAGCTCAGGCAGGTAAGGGAAAATGCCATTCGCGCGTCGATCGGCTCGCACCTTATTCTGTGTTGTAGTACAAAGAATACTAGTTAGTACAGCTAGTGGGCCATACCGCCTGTAAATAGTACACCTACCCAAAACTCTTTGCAGTTGTTGTAGTTCGCGTAGAACAGTTCACACTTGCTGTGATCAAAGTTGTGCTTGCTGAGGCATTTGTAGGACATTTCTTGTTCCTGAAAGAACCCCCACAAAGCAGATAAGTACTTTTCTAAACAGAGCAGGCTAGCTTACCTTCAGGCAGGGGTTATTTTTTTCGGCATCGTAATTTTTCGGCATTTTGGGACCggcgaaaattggaaaattttgtttgttatgaACGCGCA
This sequence is a window from Anopheles darlingi chromosome 3, idAnoDarlMG_H_01, whole genome shotgun sequence. Protein-coding genes within it:
- the LOC125954364 gene encoding coiled-coil-helix-coiled-coil-helix domain-containing protein 7 codes for the protein MPKNYDAEKNNPCLKEQEMSYKCLSKHNFDHSKCELFYANYNNCKEFWNKVRADRRANGIFPYLPELAEREQIKAEYMKTKPAA